The Mesoplasma tabanidae sequence AAAAATAATATTATTTACTATCTTAACTTCAATTATGTTTGTGTTAACTTTTTTCTTTATGATAGTTTACAGATTTCATTGAATTACAGATATGATTTTTACACCAATATTATATTTTTTATTTTTACCCATAGCTTATTTTAAAACAGAAAAGTGAGTTTATGAAATATTCTTTAGATTTAACAAAAATAAAGAGGTGTTAATAAAAAACAATGGTAATATTATTGAATTCAAAATAGCTATGAATAAAGAAGCTGTAGTTTTTAAAACAAAGAAAAAAGGTAAAAAGGCCTTTAAGTATGAGTATAAAATTAAGGCTAAATACCCAAATTTATCGATAAAAAGAATTTAAAATTATTTGAAATAAAAATATATAAAAAACACAGTTCATTAATTCTGTGTTTTTTATATGTATTTCTTTATTTAGTTTTGCTTTTGCCTTTTTTCATTTGATGCTCTAAATAGCTGATTTTCAACATAATTTTGACAACTCATATAACGATTGCTGCACTAACAGAATCACAAACAATTGAAAGCATTGTTGCAACTTCTGAACCAGTGTTAGATTTCATAAAATCAAATAAAAAGAATAAACTAAGAATACTTAATATTAGACCTGCTAAACCAAAAAAGAAACTGTATAAGTCCAATCTATTTGCAAATTTTTCTAATGGTAATATTTTAAGTCCTTTTTCGTATTTTCTTTTTAATATAATTCCACCGTATTTAAAAGCAATAATTGCAGTTGCTGTACTTATTGCATCAAAACAAACTGTTAATACTGTAAATATAAAAGAAGCTTCTGGATCTGCTTCTCCTCAAGTTTTTGAACTTAAACTTAAAAGACTTAACATACCTTGGATAATTCCTATTGTTCCACAAAGAGCACTGATTAGTTCAACTGTTATCAATATTCTTGTTTCAATTTTTATACTTTTTTTCATAAAAAAGATTATACACCTTTTAATTTTTTTTGCATAAAATTATCACTTTATAATGTTAAAGTAGATTTTATCAGATGATTCTTGTATAATATTTTAAGCGAGTTAATGTACACGGGATTAACTCCTTGGCCCAAAGGCCCAAAGACCAAAAGGAGGACATTAAAAATGTTAAGAAAATATGAAGCTATGTTTATCTTAGACCAAGATACACAAGATGTTAACGCTTTATCATCAAGAATGATTGATATCATTTCTAAAGATGGAAAAGTAATTGAAAAAAACGATTTAGGATTAATCGAATTTGCATACAAAATTAACCATAAGAAAAAAGGTCACTATTTTGTAGTTATAGTAGAAGCAACTGCTGAAGCTATTAAAGAATTTGAAAGAATTGCAAACATTGAAAAAAATGTTGTTAGAACTTTAATCATCAACACAGAAAACGAACAAGGTTATGAACAATCAGTTCAGTTATCAAAAACTGATATGACTAAATTTGAAGAAGAAAGAAAAGCAAAAAGAGATTTCAAAAAACCGTTTGTTAAAAAAGACTTTAACAAACCAACTGAAAGAAGAACTTTTGAAAAACCTTTAGAAACAACAACTGAAGTTAAAGAACCAGTTGTTAAAGAAGCTATTAAACCAGTTATTAAAGCGGCTAAAGTTGAAGAAGTTTCTCATGAAGAAGCTCATGACTTTGTTTCAAAAATGGAAGCAAAATATAAAGCTCACTTAGCTGAGGCTGTTGAAGAACATGTTGAAGAAGTTGAAATTAATGAAACAAAAACTACAGTTAAAAAAGAAGCTGCACCAAAAATGTCAGCTGCTGAAAGAGCTAAAGTTGATGGATCACACAATATTGATGAAGAAAGATATGAATTACAAAAATACTCAAATAAATTAAGAAGTGTTGCAATCGAAAAAAACTTACCAAAAAAATTACAAGAAGTTAACTTAAGAGATTTAACTAAAAAAGAACTAATCGAATACATGAGAAAAGTTCGTGCTGCATTAGCTAAATAGTTATATAATCAAAATAAGAAATATATAAAAAGTTCTATGAACTTAAAAAGGAGCAGTAAACTATGAATCAAGTATGTTTGATAGGAAGAATTACAAAAGATATTGAATTAAGAAATACAACTAATGGACAAGGGAAATTTGTTTCATTTACATTAGCTGTTAGTGAATATTCTGGTCAAAAAGAAATCACAAATTTTATTCCTTGTTTTGCTTTTAACAACACTGCTGAAAATATGGCTAGATTTTTATCAAAAGGAAGTCTAATTTCAGTTTCAGGAAGAGTTAATGTTAGATCAACACAAAATGATGGAAAATATGAAACTATTGTAACTATTACTGCCGACCGTGTAAACTTTTTAGAATCTGCTAAAAATAGAGGAACAAATAACTCAATTGAAGCAAATTCAAACATTAATTTAGATTCACCTATTCAAAATAGAAGTTCATCTATTGCATCAAATAACGTGCAAACAGAAGAAATTATATTAAGTGAAGATGAATCAATTTTATGAGATTAATATAAATTAGAAAGGCTACTAAAATTATGGCAATGAAAAAATTCGTTAAAAAAAGAAAAAAAGTTAACTTTTTTGCTAAAAACAAAATTAACTACATCGATTACAAAGATGTTGAATTATTAAAAAAATTCATTTCAGGAAATGGACAAATCTTACCAAGAAGAATTACAGGTACATCTCCAAAGCATCAAAGACAATTGGCTGTTGCAATTAAAAGAGCACGTCAAATGGCTTTATTACCATATGTAATTGACTAATTAAAAATACAACCATCAATATTTGTTTGATGGTTTTTTATTTTAACATGTTTTTTTTAAATGATATTACAATTGAATATGTTAATTAAAACAATGTGATTTATAATATTATTAAGTTTAAATTGACTTAGGAGGTTTATATGAAAGTAATTTTCTTACAAGACGTAAAAGGGCAAGGAAAAAAAGACGAAATAAAAGAAATCAGTGATGGTTTCGCAAGAAATTTTTTAATACCAAAAGGTTTAGTTAAAATTGCTACTGAAGGCAGTGTTAAAACCGTTAAAAATAGAAAAGTTGTAGAACAACAAGAAAAAGATTTAGCTATAGCTGAAACAAAGCAACTTAAATCATTGTTAGAAGAAGTAACATTAAAATTTAAATTACAAATTAATGATGGCAAAGCGTTCCATTCTATTTCAAATCAAGATATTGTTGATCAATTAAAAAATTCATACAAACTTGATTTAGATAAAAGGAAATTTATTAACTTTAAAAACCTTAACCAGATAGGTTTGCACTATATAATTATAAAATTAGGATTTGGTATTGAAGCCAAGCTAAAAGTAGAAATTCAAGGGGTATAAAATGAGCAGAAAAGATATGAGTGAAAATAACTTATATGCAGTTGAAAAAATGGTTTTAGCTATAGCAATGCATTCTCCAAATGCATTACCTGACATTATTACAGGTTTAGTTGCTGATGATTTTTTGGATTCAACACATAAAATAATATTTCAAGGAATAATTGACTTACACTCTGAAAGTAAAGAAGTTACTATCAACTCTGTTGCAAATCAAATTGAAAAAAAAGGACACTTAGAATCAATTGGTGGTGTTCAAAGATTACAAGACATTGCTTTAGATTTCTTTTCAGATGAAGGAATAGAAAACTTTATTGAAGATATTTTTTACGCAAGTTCATCAAGAAAATTTGATGCTGCTTTAAGAAGAGTTCAAAATTTAAGAAGAGAAGAACAAATGGATATTGAATCTTCGATTAATGAAATGCAAAAGGAGCTTTTAAAAATTGATCTTAATGCGCAAAAAAATGATGTTCAAAGTATTCATGCTTCAACAGAATTACTAATTAAAAAAATTCAAGAATTAGAAAAAAGAAGTGAAACTTTAACAGGTATCCCAACTGATTTATTTGAGTTAGATGAAATCACATCAGGACTTCAAGAAGGTGATTTAATCATTTTAGCTGCTCGTCCAAGTATGGGTAAAACTGCATTTGCTTTGAACCTTGCATACAACGCAGCAAGACACAAAAATGGTGTTGCTGTATTTTCACTGGAAATGCCAGCTGAACAACTAACACAAAGAATTATGACAATGGTTTCAAAAATTGATTCAAGAAAATTAAGAACAGGTAAAAACATTTCAAAAGCGGAATGAAGTAATTTACTAGCTTCTAAAGAAATTGTTTCTCAGTTGCCAATTTATATTGATGATACACCTGGAATTACAGTTCAACAAATTCAATCAAAATTATATAAATTAAAAAGAGATCATGATGTAAAATTTTGCGTTGTTGATTATCTTCAACTAATAAGTTCAACAAATAGTACAGTTGATAGACAAAATGAGATTTCAAATATTTCGCGTCAACTAAAAAGAGTTGCAAGAGAGTTAAGAATTCCAATAGTTTGTTTATCTCAATTATCAAGAAGCGTAGAAAAGCGTGAAGATAAAAGACCTATAATGTCTGACTTACGTGATTCAGGGGCTATTGAACAAGATGCTGATATTATTATGTTTTTATATCGTGATGATTATTATAAACATAAAGATGGTAATGAAGAAGAAAATAAAATTGTTGATCAAGTAAGCTCAACTGATTTAATTCTTTCAAAGCATAGAAATGGTGCTACTGGTACTATCAATATATTGTTTGATAAAAGTCATGGTAAGTTCATGGATAAAGGCTAACTAAAATGGGAGAATTTCCATTTTTTTTTGCTATAATTATACAAGATATGCTCATAAGGAGGATTTATGAAGAAATTATTATCTATTATTACAGCTCTAACTGTAGCTGCATCAACAACAAGCAGTTTAGTGTCATGCAAAGTTATTACAAATGAATTTAAAATTGAAGTCCCTAAATATGCTAGTTCATTAAAATATGAATTTAAAGATCATAAGTATGTACCAAAAGAATCATACCCAAATACTGAAGCTGACGTTAAAAAAGCACTTGATGGGGCTACTGGAACATTTGCATCATCATTAGTAACAGATATGATAAATTCATTGTTTTTTAATGCTAATTTAAGTGTAACTAAAAACTCAAAATCAACATGACAGTATTTATTTAAAACTGATCAAGAAGGTATTTATGCTGATGGTCAATATAGAACTGCTGGATTAAATAGTAAGCAACAAGAAAAAATAAACGATTATTATTCAAAAGTTTCAAAAATAACTTCTTTATTAGGATTAATGCAATATACAGAATGAAGTAATTCTCAATCAACTGATGTTGAAAAAACTGAAGGAAGTAATAAACCAATTACTTTATCAGAACAAACAATTAAATTAGTTAATGATAGTAAAATGTTTGAAAGTTCAAATAACCAGGGAATAACAAATGTTAAAATAAAATCAACTCCAAAATTGTACGAAGGAAAAATTGGTTTAGCTAAAAAAACTTCAGAAGAAACTTATGAAGCAGAAGAAACAAATAGCGAATCTATTAAAATTGATGCATATGATTCTGACTACATTTCAAAAAAAACAAACTATAATGAAAAAACAGCAAAAGAAACAGACCCAAAAGAACCAACAAAAGGTTATGGAGAATATATTGCTGGAACTAATTTAGCAGTTGACTTTTTTTCTCAACTTCTAATTTCTCAATGACAAGGATCTCCCGAAACTTCAGTTGAAGTTAAAAAAGTTGAGAAGCAATCGGATACAAGTAAAGAAAACTTTAAAAAACAAGGACTTATTTTAAATTCAAAAAACGCTGAAAAGAGCAAACAACCTGTATTTGAATATACTGAAGATGAAAAGGGTAACAAAACACCATATGCATATGGTTACTCATTAGTTTCTTTAGAACCAATTAATTTAGAACTAACATATAATGATAATAGAGACTTAAAAACAGGTGAACCTAAACCAGGAAACCAAAACTATATTATGGACTTAACTATCGAAGGATTAAGCGCTGCATTTAAACCTGTTTTAAGCTTTACATCATACAGAAATGAAAAAAACGAAGTAGTTAAAGAAAAATCTGGTACACCATATGTTGGATGAAGATTTATGGGTTATCAGTTTAATTCAAAAAATATTATTGGTTATAATGAAGATGGAACACAGTATACAGAAAAACCAAATAAAAAAATGATAGCAACTAATAAAAAGTTTAATGATTTTAATATAAGTAAATTAGAAATCAAAAAGGCTTAGTTTAATATTTATAGAGCATTATAATAATGCTTTTTTATTTTAAAAAAACAAAATTTATTTAATACAAGTATAATATATTTAAGTTTTTTACTTTGAAAGGAGATATGATGGATAATTTTTTAAATTGATTAATGTCTGGAAATCATCTAGCATATGCTTCTAGTTTACTAACTTTTGCTTGTTTGGCTCTTTTTGGAGTTGCTTCTTTCTTATATAAAAAATACTTAGTTAGAAAAGGAGAGCTTTTCATTTCTCCTACTTTTAATACAAAAAATATTACTTATATGGGAATAATGATTGCATGTTCAGTTTCTGTAACAGTAGTTATTTCGTTAGTAGCTCCAATTACAGTTTTTCCACCAATTAGAGTTGCTTTTGAAGGAATTATGATCAAGATAACTGGTATGATATTTGGACCAGTAATTGGTTTAATTGTTGGACTAATTACAGAATTATTAACTATGTTATTTATTCCATCATTTATTCACCCTGCTTATTTCATTGTAGCAATTGGTTTTGGTTTCTGAGCTGGGATGGCATCTTTTACATTTAAATTAAAATCAAAACAGCAGTGGATCACTGTTGTTATAATAACTTTATTTATAATTGCAGCGACTGCATTCTTGTACAATACACTCCAATATTTGGAAGCTGATGAAAATGGCAATGTTAAACTTTTTGGAGTAGCTGTTAAAAAAGATTTAATTCCAACACTTTTCATTATTATGATGGGTATTCTATTATCAATTTGCTACATTATGTGTGGTTTATTTATAATATTAAAAAAACAAAGATGACTTGAAATAATATTACCTATTTTCCTTATTTGTATAGTTACAGAAATAATAATAACTGTTTTAACTGCTGCATGAGGAGACGCTGGATTATTGACTTCAAATACAAGTGATGGATATATAAGCATGGTTGCTCTAAGAGTAATTCAGATACCAGTAAAAATTATTTTTAATACAGCTTTATTAGCCACTGTTTATTCAGTTTTAAGACCATTAATTAAAAAATAATAAGAAAGGACCTATATGAAATTATTTGATACATTAACTCAAACTCAAAAAGAAATAAATAAAAAAGTTATCAATATATATTCATGTGGACCTACTATTTATGACTATATTCATATTGGTAATGCAAGGCCTATAATTTTAATGGATACCCTAATTAGATTTTTAGAATCAAGTGGTGTTAAAGTTAACTTTCTACAAAACATAACTGACATTGATGATAAGATAATTGAAAAAGCATTATCTGAAAATAAAACAGAAAAAGAAATAACTGATAAATATTTATCAGCCTTTTTAGATAATTTAAATAAATTAAATATTAGAAGGCCAAATAAGTTAATACCAATTAGTGAAAGAATATTGGAAATGGATAGATTTATTTCTAAATTAGTGAATTTAGATGCGGCTTACAATGTTAATGGTGATGTTTATTTTGATATACAAAAATTTACCGATGAGTATGGTAAATTATCTAATAAAAAAATCCAAGATTTAATTTCAGGTAATAGAGTAGAAGTTGATATTAAAAAAAATAATCCTTTAGATTTCAGTATTTGAAAAAAAACTAATAAAGGAGTAATGTTTAATTCAATATTTGGTAAAGGAAGACCTGGATGACATACAGAATGTGTTTTGTTAGTTGATGAATATTTTAGTGGTGAAACAATAGACATACATTTAGGTGGTATTGATTTGCAATTCCCGCATCATGAAAATGAAAGAATCCAATTTATAGCTAAGAACAATAAAGAACTGGCTAATATTTGAATGCATAATGGTCATTTGACAATTGATGGTGAAAAAATGAGTAAATCACTTGGCAATGTTATGACACTTACAAATTTTTTAAATGAATATAGTTCAGATATATTAAGATGAATATTCTTAACAACATATTATAAACAACCATTAAATATTTCAGATGACATAATTGAGCAAGCAAAAAAATTTATTCAAAAAATAGATAACTTAAGTAAAAAAATAAAGCAAGTAATAATAACTGAACAAATAACAATGTCTGGTTACATCGATGACAACATATTAGATGAATTTAAAATACATATGCAAGATGATCTAAATACATCTAGAGTATTAACTTTAATTGAAGAAGTACTAAAAGATATAAATAGGCTAATTTCATTAAATGAATTAAAAGCTTTATCAACTAAAATTAATTCTTTAAATTATATTTTTAAAACATTAGGATTTTCAATGTGTGTGAATGTTTTTGCTTCTGAAGAAGAAAAAGATATATTTTGAGCTTGAAAAAAAGCAGTTAGTGAAAAAGAATTTGAAAAAGCTGATGAAATAAGAGCAATATTAATAAGTAAAGGAATTTTATAAAATGGATAATCTAAGTTTGATTTATGGTAAACATGCAGTAAATGAATTTATAAAAAAGCATCCTAATTTAATTAAAAAAGTTTATACAGCAAATAATTTTAAAATTGATATTGGCAATTACAATTTTCAAATTATAAATACAGATGCTAAAAAAATAGAAAGTCTAGTTGGTGATGAAGTAAATCACCAAGGCGTTGTTGCTGAAGTTAAAGAGTTTAACTACAAGCCTTTTGCTGAAGCTTTGAAAGAAATGAATAATGATGAACCAAAACTTGTTTTAATTTTAGATCAGATTCAAGATCCATACAATTTTGGAGCAATAATAAGAAGTTCGAGTTTGTTAGGTGTTGACCAAATTGTTATTTTGGATCATAAGCAAGTTTTTGTTAATTCTACAGTTGTTAAAACTTCAGCAGGAACAGTATATGA is a genomic window containing:
- the rplI gene encoding 50S ribosomal protein L9, which gives rise to MKVIFLQDVKGQGKKDEIKEISDGFARNFLIPKGLVKIATEGSVKTVKNRKVVEQQEKDLAIAETKQLKSLLEEVTLKFKLQINDGKAFHSISNQDIVDQLKNSYKLDLDKRKFINFKNLNQIGLHYIIIKLGFGIEAKLKVEIQGV
- the rlmB gene encoding 23S rRNA (guanosine(2251)-2'-O)-methyltransferase RlmB, coding for MDNLSLIYGKHAVNEFIKKHPNLIKKVYTANNFKIDIGNYNFQIINTDAKKIESLVGDEVNHQGVVAEVKEFNYKPFAEALKEMNNDEPKLVLILDQIQDPYNFGAIIRSSSLLGVDQIVILDHKQVFVNSTVVKTSAGTVYDMNISKVTNLSNAIKDLQKNGFWIYSTHLNSESSDMRKVDFANKTAIVIGNEHKGVSDLIMKNSDMNVFIPSTNTIDSYNANVATSLILYHVANYIGKLK
- a CDS encoding lipoprotein, whose product is MKKLLSIITALTVAASTTSSLVSCKVITNEFKIEVPKYASSLKYEFKDHKYVPKESYPNTEADVKKALDGATGTFASSLVTDMINSLFFNANLSVTKNSKSTWQYLFKTDQEGIYADGQYRTAGLNSKQQEKINDYYSKVSKITSLLGLMQYTEWSNSQSTDVEKTEGSNKPITLSEQTIKLVNDSKMFESSNNQGITNVKIKSTPKLYEGKIGLAKKTSEETYEAEETNSESIKIDAYDSDYISKKTNYNEKTAKETDPKEPTKGYGEYIAGTNLAVDFFSQLLISQWQGSPETSVEVKKVEKQSDTSKENFKKQGLILNSKNAEKSKQPVFEYTEDEKGNKTPYAYGYSLVSLEPINLELTYNDNRDLKTGEPKPGNQNYIMDLTIEGLSAAFKPVLSFTSYRNEKNEVVKEKSGTPYVGWRFMGYQFNSKNIIGYNEDGTQYTEKPNKKMIATNKKFNDFNISKLEIKKA
- a CDS encoding single-stranded DNA-binding protein produces the protein MNQVCLIGRITKDIELRNTTNGQGKFVSFTLAVSEYSGQKEITNFIPCFAFNNTAENMARFLSKGSLISVSGRVNVRSTQNDGKYETIVTITADRVNFLESAKNRGTNNSIEANSNINLDSPIQNRSSSIASNNVQTEEIILSEDESILWD
- the rpsF gene encoding 30S ribosomal protein S6 translates to MLRKYEAMFILDQDTQDVNALSSRMIDIISKDGKVIEKNDLGLIEFAYKINHKKKGHYFVVIVEATAEAIKEFERIANIEKNVVRTLIINTENEQGYEQSVQLSKTDMTKFEEERKAKRDFKKPFVKKDFNKPTERRTFEKPLETTTEVKEPVVKEAIKPVIKAAKVEEVSHEEAHDFVSKMEAKYKAHLAEAVEEHVEEVEINETKTTVKKEAAPKMSAAERAKVDGSHNIDEERYELQKYSNKLRSVAIEKNLPKKLQEVNLRDLTKKELIEYMRKVRAALAK
- the rpsR gene encoding 30S ribosomal protein S18: MAMKKFVKKRKKVNFFAKNKINYIDYKDVELLKKFISGNGQILPRRITGTSPKHQRQLAVAIKRARQMALLPYVID
- a CDS encoding ECF transporter S component, yielding MDNFLNWLMSGNHLAYASSLLTFACLALFGVASFLYKKYLVRKGELFISPTFNTKNITYMGIMIACSVSVTVVISLVAPITVFPPIRVAFEGIMIKITGMIFGPVIGLIVGLITELLTMLFIPSFIHPAYFIVAIGFGFWAGMASFTFKLKSKQQWITVVIITLFIIAATAFLYNTLQYLEADENGNVKLFGVAVKKDLIPTLFIIMMGILLSICYIMCGLFIILKKQRWLEIILPIFLICIVTEIIITVLTAAWGDAGLLTSNTSDGYISMVALRVIQIPVKIIFNTALLATVYSVLRPLIKK
- the cysS gene encoding cysteine--tRNA ligase, yielding MKLFDTLTQTQKEINKKVINIYSCGPTIYDYIHIGNARPIILMDTLIRFLESSGVKVNFLQNITDIDDKIIEKALSENKTEKEITDKYLSAFLDNLNKLNIRRPNKLIPISERILEMDRFISKLVNLDAAYNVNGDVYFDIQKFTDEYGKLSNKKIQDLISGNRVEVDIKKNNPLDFSIWKKTNKGVMFNSIFGKGRPGWHTECVLLVDEYFSGETIDIHLGGIDLQFPHHENERIQFIAKNNKELANIWMHNGHLTIDGEKMSKSLGNVMTLTNFLNEYSSDILRWIFLTTYYKQPLNISDDIIEQAKKFIQKIDNLSKKIKQVIITEQITMSGYIDDNILDEFKIHMQDDLNTSRVLTLIEEVLKDINRLISLNELKALSTKINSLNYIFKTLGFSMCVNVFASEEEKDIFWAWKKAVSEKEFEKADEIRAILISKGIL
- the dnaB gene encoding replicative DNA helicase produces the protein MSRKDMSENNLYAVEKMVLAIAMHSPNALPDIITGLVADDFLDSTHKIIFQGIIDLHSESKEVTINSVANQIEKKGHLESIGGVQRLQDIALDFFSDEGIENFIEDIFYASSSRKFDAALRRVQNLRREEQMDIESSINEMQKELLKIDLNAQKNDVQSIHASTELLIKKIQELEKRSETLTGIPTDLFELDEITSGLQEGDLIILAARPSMGKTAFALNLAYNAARHKNGVAVFSLEMPAEQLTQRIMTMVSKIDSRKLRTGKNISKAEWSNLLASKEIVSQLPIYIDDTPGITVQQIQSKLYKLKRDHDVKFCVVDYLQLISSTNSTVDRQNEISNISRQLKRVARELRIPIVCLSQLSRSVEKREDKRPIMSDLRDSGAIEQDADIIMFLYRDDYYKHKDGNEEENKIVDQVSSTDLILSKHRNGATGTINILFDKSHGKFMDKG